The Streptomyces achromogenes DNA segment GTCCTTGGAGGTGAGCCGCCGTGGCACTCTCGATTTCGGCGGTGGTGCTGCTGGCGATCGTCGTCTTCTTGTTGATCAAGAAGTCGGGACTGAAGGGCGGTCACGCTGTCGTCTGCATCCTGCTCGGCTTCTATCTGGCCTCCTCGACGATCGCTCCCACCATCAGCGACCTGACGACGAGCGTGGCGAGCATGATCGGCAGCATCAAGTTCTGACGCCGTCAGCTCTCCGACGCGTACGGCACGAAGTCGGCCCAGGCTTCCGGCGAGAGCCGGAGGCGGGGGCCCTCGGCGTGCTTGGAGTCGCGGACGTGGACGGTGGCGGTGGTGACGGCGATCTCCACGCAGGACTCACCGTCAGGCCCGCTGCTGTAGCTGCTCTTGAACCACGTCGGTTCGGATGGGCCCCCGGCGGCGTGCTCGCGGATCATGTCTCTCCCAGCAGCACTGAACGCCCCGTCGGAACGGCCTACTCCGGTGCCGTCCTCGAACTTCAGCAGCTCGATCCTGCCGCTGAGGCCAGGATGGGCACCACTGTCCATCGGCATCACCTGAAGCGTCACGTTGTTCAACCGCCCCACCTGTAGCAGGCGTTCGAACTGTTGTCGCCTCACCATTGTGCCCCCAACCTTGCGGCGCAGCGTCGACTCTTCCAGGACGAACCCCAGCGCGGGCGCAGGCGACCGTTCGAAGACGGCTTGCCGTGCCATGCGAGCCGCCACCAGCCGTTCCACATCTTCCGGCGTGTAGGCAGGCTGCCAAGATTCCAGCAAGGCGCGCGCATGCTCGGGAGTCTGCAACAGCCCATGAATGTTGTTGCACTCGTACACCCCGATCTCGACAGCCCTCGCTTCCATCGCCGCCAGATCCCGCACCTTTTTCGGGTACCGGACCTTCTTCACGTCCTCCTTCATCGCCGAGAGCAGCCCGTCCGCTCCCAACACCCTGTCGGCCTTGTCCAGGTACTCGGGGCGGGGGATCCGCTTGCCCCCCTCGATCTTGTAGACGAGGTCCTCGCCGTAGCCGACCGCCAGCCCGAAGTCGGCCGCGCGCATCCCCACGGCCTCGCGCCGCAGCTTCAGCTGCCGCCCCACCGTCTCCACGACGGCGACGCCCCAGTCGTCGTCCGGATCCACCTCCCAACCCGGCTCGTCCGCCTCCTCCTTGAGCTGCACCGGCTTGCCGTTCACCTGGGTCATTCGCACCCCTCCGTCACCCGAACCGACAGTTCCGACACGACCGGACAACGCCCGGACAGTCACCGTACGCAACTGCTCCATCACTGTTCACGGTAAGCGGGGACGGCCACTCTGAGTGACGTGATCCAGGATTCCGTCTCCTCCGGGACTCGACCCGGCCAGCACTTCCGCAACTTCAGCGTGCGGTTGTCTCCCACGCCTCGCGGAGCGCGCCTCGCCCGTCTGCTCGCCGTCGAGCAACTGCGCTTCTGGGGCGTGCCGGTGGACCCGGCCTGCCAGATCGTCGCCGAACTCGCGGCGAACGCGGTGACCCACGGACGCGTACCGGGCCGGGACTTCCGACTCACGCTC contains these protein-coding regions:
- a CDS encoding Scr1 family TA system antitoxin-like transcriptional regulator: MTQVNGKPVQLKEEADEPGWEVDPDDDWGVAVVETVGRQLKLRREAVGMRAADFGLAVGYGEDLVYKIEGGKRIPRPEYLDKADRVLGADGLLSAMKEDVKKVRYPKKVRDLAAMEARAVEIGVYECNNIHGLLQTPEHARALLESWQPAYTPEDVERLVAARMARQAVFERSPAPALGFVLEESTLRRKVGGTMVRRQQFERLLQVGRLNNVTLQVMPMDSGAHPGLSGRIELLKFEDGTGVGRSDGAFSAAGRDMIREHAAGGPSEPTWFKSSYSSGPDGESCVEIAVTTATVHVRDSKHAEGPRLRLSPEAWADFVPYASES
- a CDS encoding ATP-binding protein, translated to MIQDSVSSGTRPGQHFRNFSVRLSPTPRGARLARLLAVEQLRFWGVPVDPACQIVAELAANAVTHGRVPGRDFRLTLYVIADTLRIEVTDTAGDRPPRPPQPGPDTESESGRGLLLVEALADRWGWAPELRPRKTVWAEVALPPDAARHHTS